Genomic segment of Harmonia axyridis chromosome 6, icHarAxyr1.1, whole genome shotgun sequence:
tttacttgcgaattatgtaggaattaggtagtgttataataataaaatattaatttcttattattgcttgtaccttttatttcttattgtatcaatCCTCCCTTTTAGTGCATCAAGCCTCCCATGTAGTAGTTTTAAAACGTTGAATTATGGTCTTTCGGAGGGATCGGTTTTGTCTCccatactttttaatttatacttgTATGATATCCCTGTTACTTCATCTGAGAAATTCATTTATGCCGATGATATTACTCGTTTGTTTCgtcattctgattttggaattattgaaaatactttcaatgaagatctaaaaattatggaaaattattttcttgagtggcgTTTATGCCCTAaaccaaataaaacagaagtaTTCTGTTTTCATCAacaaaaatacagaaaattgaaagtaactttcaataattccgtcttgaatcataattttgctcccaaatatcttggagttaaacttgattcttctttgaaaatCAAGGATCACttggaaaatttgcatttgaaattgaagtcgaggaataatatcctccaaaaattagcaggatcttcatcgagtgctgatgccagcactcttcgtacagcagcattggccttggttttttctgctgctgaatactgttgttctgtttggttcaatagtgctcatgttcataaaattgacgttcttatgagaattattagtggaactattagatctacacctttacattggttaccggtgctatcacatatagttccgcctcatattcgtagacaggttgcagtcaagaaatcttgggatacatttaatttctacccgaacttatttccaaatgtatcaacaaaagtcttatcgttgatccttcaaaaaaagttctaggtttcaattttccttcttcaatttggtgtatttcgaatcaacttaggactggtcatggtcgttgtaatagtacgctcttcaaatgacattctattgatagcccactatgtgaagtggtgtagaagaaaccattgaccacttggtgaataattgtccaatttataaatttcatggtggattccaagctatccattcagtttcagattcttttttagaaagggtctctaacttcaaatcgatataatgaaaactattaTTTggtactcctttctggttctttttttttgttttaggatccaattggcaATTATacagtcgtcaaccgttggtgaaaagagaggatgtagaaaattttgttttggttgaagaggaagtccttcaatataaattatgtcagctcattctgtaaacgtttacacaaaccagtcactacaccgatacggggagacagagtttttgctgaagtttttatctgttctcttgtatcaaaCGTTGAAATGTAAGacgccccgtttacatttcctgtGCGAATGCTCAAATTACATCTACATAttatgctttgttgtttgaattttataatttttgtattgctctatctcaaaagaatatttatATAGGGAGGTTTGAGACACTTTGATCCGACAATTTTAAGAACTCGTGATCAAGATTGAAGtttccattttcagttattaaatattgATAAACGTTTAAGCGAATTCCTTAAATTTCACTCTAACATAAATGGATTGGTAAATgttaaacacaaattttttattaacaattttgtaaaaattgAATCACCCCTCCATAGTCTCCCCTACACCAAGACCTGACGGTTTAACGATACATGATATAGTCAAGTTATATCCAATCATAAAAGTAAAATTAGTGTTAACAATTAATCAAGCATTATCTCAAGGGAACTTCCCAGATTTcttgcaaattttttttcaatattcaaaaaaggCAATAGAACTCCTCCTGGCATCTATAGGCCAATATCAATCAccccaatatataaaaaataattttaagaaaatgtaaaaaaaagataacctaaatttctcaatatttccatgagTCAGTATGGATTCCAAGAAAAAAGCTCTACAGAGGGTGCGGCTATTGATCTGATTGAGAATTTAAAACAAAAACTGGATCGAGGTAAGTACATAATAGCATTATTTGTTGTCCTGAGTAGAGCTTTTGATACCatatatatcaaaatattattgaaaaagctCAAAAAATGGGTTACAGGATCCAGGTTACGGATTACTCGATTTACCCAACCTCAGACAAAATGtgtcgaaaattaaaaaaatatatgtggAGTTCCTCAGGGTAGTGTATTCGGGCCTCTACTGTATTTAATATATGAGGGGAGTTTGTCGGTGACGGTTTGTGGTTTATTCACAGcttctatttttcaatatagtattatttgattaaaaatccgataattatttgttttatttttattgcaggCACCAATATCAAATGAATGCATCCCTTTAGACTCTGACCTAAATTCAGATATGCATTTAGCTGTGAAACATGGTAATATTAATAAAGTTTATGAGTTACTTCGATATCGTCCTGATGTAAACCAAAGAAACAGAAAACACCAAACACCTCTACATTTGGCTATAGAGAATGGACATTACCACATAATAAGTCATCTAGTATTCCATGGTGCAAATGTAGAAAAATTGGATTGGAATGGTAACAGACAAATTCATATGATAAAGGTTTGCCCAAACAAAATCGAGTGTTTGGAACAGTTAGTTCTTTGTAAAGCCAATATCGATAGAAAAGACGGTAATGGTTGCACCTTGAAGGGTGAAATATGAACTGGAAGAATGTAAACCAAAGAAACAGAAAACACCAAACACCTCTACATTTGGCTGTAGAGAATGGACATTACCACATAATAAGTCATCTAGTATTCCATGGTGCAAATGTAGAAAAACTGGATTGGAATGGTAATAGACCAATTCATATGATAAAGGTTTGCCCAAAAAAAATCGAGTGTTTGGAACAGTTAGTTCTTTGTAAAGCCAATATCGATAGTATAAGATGATATGCAGGCCTCTATTGGAATATGGATCTACAACATTCCTAAACACCACAAAAACAAcgttgaaaaacattgaagtaGCAGAAAGATCTTGCCTCAGAAAAATTACGAAATTGAGAAACCCGAAGAACACACTTTACAATCCTTCGAACCAACTTTTAGATGATACTACCAGTACAATACTTGCTCGAGTTAATAAACTAAGTAAAAAATTTATCTCAAATCAGAACAACAGAAATATTTTGGAACCACTGATACAGCATTACTATGAAGAAACTACAACACGAGCAAAATGATCAGTATTACCACTTTTTGAACACTTAATATCCTTGGGATAACACCCCAGTATAGAATTTAGAGGCACCACTGAAACCAGCTCAGAAACTAATTCTGATCAAGGCACATCTCATCCCAAGATATATACACGCGTTGCAGAGCCCTCAAACACACATGAGGACCCTAAAATCAGCAGATCGAGCCATCAGATGGGGTGTAAAAAGAGCTCTTCATTTGCCAATCCACGTGAGTGACTCTGTCATACATGCCCCACAAAAACAGGAAGGACTGGGAATCTTTAACTTTGCAGACAAGATACCAATTATTGTCAGCAGGAGACTACAACGACTCCATGGTTAATCTGCTCTTTCGCCTGCAACACCTGATTTACCTCCTTTACCACTATCTCCATGGAGGTCTAACAATTTGAAAAGATCAAATCTGGGCTTTTTCAACACCTTTACCTTACGTATAAATACATCATGTAAAGGATAGGTACCCTGGCACATCTTTTCAATATCTTTGGCGATCGAATCAGGTAGCAATTTGTTTACTACTTCTTTCAAATCACTGTGTCCTATAATACGGTTGATGATTTCAATCATCTTCTTGCGGATGGCTTTAACCTGAGTATGTTGTGCATAACAGGTTCTCCTTGTAGATGCAGGGTCTTTGCTATTGAATCCAATACAGAAAACACTCAATAAATACCCATCAGTAGTTTTCACATCGGCAGATGCTTCAATAAGTGTTTGCCATTTCTTCACCATTGATCTGAGTTTATCTGTAGTTGAAACCATTCCATGGAAGTTGGTTAGAACATTACATCCTTGAAAATCTTCAGCAATGAGCTTGAATTTACTGAAAGTCCT
This window contains:
- the LOC123682426 gene encoding 40S ribosomal protein S3a-like encodes the protein MIMKFPIVITRSLSSVALHQWWGSHQGLKGRVFEVSLADLQNDNDADRTFSKFKLIAEDFQGCNVLTNFHGMVSTTDKLRSMVKKWQTLIEASADVKTTDGYLLSVFCIGFNSKDPASTRRTCYAQHTQVKAIRKKMIEIINRIIGHSDLKEVVNKLLPDSIAKDIEKMCQGTYPLHDVFIRKVKVLKKPRFDLFKLLDLHGDSGKGGKSGVAGERAD